One genomic window of Sulfuricurvum sp. IAE1 includes the following:
- a CDS encoding efflux RND transporter periplasmic adaptor subunit: protein MNQISKFVLLLLLSVTIVQGKEVLQQNSTASGSVVKVDVYEVKKPQAEVFNFNYPARLNAYQFSTVTSRVTGILEKKYFKEGEFVRKGSLLYTIESNNYVAKVDEISAEVELKKATLSNSKKEWERVENLYKNSAISKKEYDTAFTAYEVAKADLRSSTARLKSSRIDFDYTRVTAPISGIIGMKLIDIGNVVNQGTQLVSITQIDPIHAEFSIPDVDLSKSGTNLRRIAKSSKLKVVFTYEGKKYSGFIDYIAPQINITNGSVKIRARLNNLDNSLLPGAFGRISIVGLQSVPIIKVPQKAILQSKYGVNVMVVENGKVGIREILLGKRTGNYFIVKQGLKEGDKVIVNNFFHITPGAPVAIDKTIK, encoded by the coding sequence ATGAACCAAATCTCTAAATTCGTCTTGTTGCTTTTGCTTTCAGTTACTATTGTTCAAGGAAAAGAAGTTCTGCAACAGAACTCAACAGCATCCGGGTCAGTAGTGAAGGTAGACGTTTATGAAGTAAAAAAACCTCAAGCTGAAGTATTCAACTTTAATTATCCTGCACGTTTGAATGCATATCAGTTTTCAACAGTTACTTCTAGAGTGACAGGGATATTAGAAAAAAAATATTTTAAAGAAGGAGAATTTGTCCGAAAGGGAAGTTTATTGTATACGATTGAATCAAATAACTATGTGGCAAAAGTTGATGAAATCTCTGCAGAAGTCGAATTAAAAAAAGCAACGTTATCTAACTCAAAAAAGGAGTGGGAACGGGTTGAAAATTTGTATAAAAATAGTGCCATAAGTAAAAAAGAATACGATACGGCATTTACAGCTTATGAAGTTGCTAAAGCTGATCTGAGATCATCTACTGCACGGTTAAAATCATCTAGGATTGATTTTGACTATACTCGTGTAACTGCGCCTATTAGTGGGATTATAGGGATGAAACTTATTGATATTGGTAATGTAGTCAATCAAGGGACACAACTCGTTAGTATTACGCAAATAGATCCTATACATGCAGAGTTTTCAATTCCAGATGTTGATTTATCTAAATCAGGTACTAACTTACGGAGGATAGCTAAGTCGTCAAAATTAAAAGTTGTTTTTACATATGAGGGAAAAAAGTATTCAGGATTTATTGATTACATTGCTCCCCAGATTAACATTACTAATGGAAGCGTAAAGATACGGGCTCGACTTAATAATTTAGACAATTCTCTTTTACCAGGGGCTTTTGGGCGGATTAGTATTGTAGGGTTGCAAAGTGTACCTATAATCAAAGTGCCTCAAAAAGCTATTTTACAGAGTAAATATGGCGTTAATGTTATGGTTGTTGAAAATGGAAAAGTTGGGATACGAGAAATCCTTCTTGGCAAACGAACAGGGAATTATTTCATTGTAAAACAAGGGCTTAAAGAAGGGGATAAAGTGATTGTCAATAACTTTTTCCATATTACTCCTGGTGCACCTGTGGCTATAGATAAAACTATCAAATAG
- a CDS encoding efflux RND transporter permease subunit, whose product MFSRFFIDRPIFSTVIAVIITFAGVIGLYNLPVQEYPSVAPPQISVEASYPGADAETLAKTVARPLEDSINGVENMLYMSSTTSSSGTVNIAVTFATGTDPSQASVDVNNRVQVALAKLPEEARRMGISVHEQSPSMLRVIGFTSNGAVHNEIWLNNYAINHVIDEIKRIKGVGNAMMFGSKEYAIRVWLQPDKMAAFNLSPTDISKALQTQNIQMGAGQIGAEPTAIKQTFTYTVTTPGRLKTVDDFNNILIRTDPDGSSLLLKDVARVELGAENYMLKGTYNKHDMAVAGVFLSPGANSLEVSAQLDKVLLKASEKFPKDLRYHNLFDTTKFVKTSIHEVLLTLVEAIIMVILIIYIFLGNWRATLIPVLAIPVSIIGTFVGLYLVGFSINLLTLFALILSIGLVVDDAIVVIENVERILRSNDKLSVREATVIAMKEISGPIIAIVLVLSAVFIPASLSGGFSGVMYQQFAMTIMISVAISGFIALTLTPALCPVFLRKEESEPILPIRLFNQFFERSTLRFSNGVRNMIRYITLNLFIFATLVATGMWMTQKIPTSLLPEEDKGIVLLMSYLMPGSSLERTIEVQNQVSETVMSHQQIEGIGSISGLDMGTFAFQTDAGIAFANLKDWSYRPDETESAKAVAGQLTEQLQQNKEAMIIAVNPPPIDGMSNTGGFELYVEDRTGGDIQKLNDYVNEIVAEALKRPELSMATPMMNTEVPQYHITIDKEKAKALGIDESDIYETLGMTFGSNYINDYNLFGRVYHVNMQLEHGFRDEIDDYSDVYVRSLQGNMVPISSLIHVERIVGPNVIQRFNMFNAGLISVQPAPKYSSSEAMSAIEDIAAQVLPSGYTIEWTGTAYQEKLLQKKGNYTFIYAVIFIFLILAALYESWSIPFAVLMTVPFALFGAALGVYLRGLENDIYFQIGLITLVGLTAKNAILVVEFAQQKLREGYSLYDSTIEGATIRLRPIIMTSLAFIGGTIPLAISTGAGSNSRHIIGTTVVSGMTVLTLIAIFFIPLFYYLIMKFKMKLSQKKVDYED is encoded by the coding sequence ATGTTTTCTAGATTTTTTATAGATCGGCCTATTTTTTCTACCGTGATCGCTGTTATTATCACATTCGCCGGAGTGATAGGGTTATATAATTTACCCGTGCAGGAATACCCATCGGTCGCTCCTCCGCAAATTAGTGTAGAAGCTTCCTATCCGGGTGCTGATGCCGAAACGTTAGCCAAAACGGTAGCAAGACCTCTTGAAGATTCAATCAACGGTGTTGAAAACATGCTTTATATGTCTTCGACTACATCATCTAGTGGAACAGTAAACATTGCCGTTACATTTGCGACGGGAACAGACCCATCCCAAGCAAGTGTTGATGTGAATAACAGGGTGCAGGTTGCTTTGGCTAAATTACCTGAAGAAGCTCGTCGTATGGGAATAAGTGTACATGAACAATCCCCATCTATGCTTCGTGTTATTGGATTTACTTCTAATGGTGCTGTACATAATGAAATTTGGTTAAACAACTACGCTATCAATCACGTTATCGATGAGATTAAGCGTATTAAAGGCGTTGGAAATGCGATGATGTTTGGAAGCAAAGAATATGCTATCCGAGTATGGCTTCAGCCAGATAAGATGGCAGCTTTTAATCTTTCCCCAACTGATATTTCAAAAGCATTGCAGACACAAAATATTCAAATGGGTGCAGGACAAATAGGAGCCGAGCCTACCGCGATCAAACAGACATTTACTTATACAGTTACCACTCCAGGACGACTGAAAACGGTTGATGATTTCAATAATATTTTAATTCGGACCGATCCTGATGGATCATCTCTTCTCCTTAAAGATGTAGCACGTGTTGAATTAGGTGCAGAAAACTATATGCTAAAAGGAACATATAATAAACATGATATGGCTGTTGCAGGAGTTTTTTTATCTCCTGGAGCTAATTCTCTAGAAGTTTCCGCCCAGTTGGATAAAGTACTTTTAAAAGCATCCGAAAAGTTTCCTAAAGATCTCCGATATCATAATCTCTTTGATACAACGAAGTTTGTGAAAACATCAATTCATGAGGTTCTTTTAACGCTTGTTGAAGCGATTATTATGGTAATCCTCATTATCTACATTTTTTTAGGTAATTGGCGTGCAACGCTTATCCCTGTTCTTGCAATACCTGTGTCAATTATAGGTACCTTTGTCGGTTTGTACTTGGTAGGGTTTTCTATTAACTTGCTAACTCTTTTTGCATTAATCTTATCGATAGGATTAGTTGTAGACGATGCTATTGTTGTTATTGAGAATGTTGAGCGGATTTTACGATCTAATGACAAATTAAGTGTTCGAGAAGCCACAGTTATTGCTATGAAAGAGATTTCTGGACCTATTATTGCAATTGTGTTGGTATTGTCGGCCGTATTCATTCCTGCATCTTTATCCGGTGGATTTAGTGGAGTCATGTATCAGCAATTTGCAATGACTATTATGATTTCCGTTGCTATCTCTGGTTTTATCGCCTTAACACTTACCCCAGCCCTTTGCCCGGTATTTTTACGAAAAGAAGAATCTGAACCGATTTTACCGATCCGATTATTTAATCAGTTTTTTGAACGCTCCACACTAAGGTTTAGCAATGGTGTTAGAAATATGATCCGCTATATCACCTTAAACCTTTTTATTTTTGCTACTCTGGTCGCTACTGGAATGTGGATGACTCAAAAAATTCCTACTAGCTTATTGCCAGAAGAAGATAAGGGCATTGTACTCCTAATGTCCTATCTTATGCCTGGATCATCGCTAGAGCGTACTATAGAGGTACAAAATCAAGTTTCTGAGACGGTGATGTCTCATCAGCAGATTGAAGGGATAGGATCTATAAGTGGATTGGACATGGGCACATTTGCATTTCAGACGGATGCAGGAATTGCTTTCGCTAATCTCAAAGATTGGTCATATCGTCCTGATGAAACCGAATCTGCAAAGGCAGTAGCAGGTCAATTGACTGAACAATTACAGCAGAATAAAGAAGCCATGATCATTGCAGTAAATCCCCCTCCTATTGACGGTATGAGCAATACTGGAGGCTTTGAACTTTATGTGGAGGATCGAACGGGAGGAGATATTCAAAAGCTAAACGATTATGTTAATGAGATCGTCGCAGAAGCGTTAAAACGTCCTGAACTTTCGATGGCTACGCCTATGATGAATACAGAGGTCCCGCAGTATCATATAACTATCGATAAAGAAAAGGCCAAAGCACTTGGAATAGATGAATCAGATATTTATGAGACACTAGGAATGACGTTCGGTTCAAATTATATTAATGATTATAATTTATTTGGTCGAGTTTATCATGTGAATATGCAGTTAGAACACGGCTTTCGTGACGAAATAGATGACTATAGTGACGTATATGTTCGTTCTTTACAAGGCAATATGGTTCCGATCAGTTCGCTCATTCATGTAGAAAGAATCGTCGGTCCAAATGTCATACAGAGATTTAATATGTTTAACGCAGGATTGATTTCAGTACAGCCCGCCCCTAAATATAGTTCGAGCGAAGCAATGAGTGCTATTGAAGATATTGCTGCACAAGTTCTTCCTAGCGGTTATACGATTGAATGGACAGGAACGGCCTATCAGGAGAAATTACTTCAGAAAAAAGGCAACTATACATTCATATATGCAGTTATCTTTATTTTCTTAATCTTGGCAGCTTTATATGAAAGCTGGAGTATTCCATTTGCAGTTTTAATGACTGTTCCATTTGCATTGTTTGGGGCTGCTCTAGGGGTATATCTACGTGGGTTAGAAAACGATATTTATTTCCAAATCGGTTTAATTACACTAGTCGGACTTACGGCAAAAAATGCAATTCTTGTTGTTGAATTTGCTCAACAGAAACTGAGAGAAGGTTATAGCCTTTATGATTCGACTATCGAGGGAGCAACAATTCGATTACGCCCGATTATTATGACATCACTAGCGTTTATTGGGGGAACAATTCCTTTAGCGATTAGTACGGGAGCTGGATCCAATAGCAGACATATTATAGGAACAACTGTAGTTAGTGGTATGACGGTATTGACATTAATAGCGATCTTTTTTATTCCTCTTTTCTACTATCTGATTATGAAGTTTAAAATGAAGCTTTCCCAAAAAAAGGTTGATTATGAAGACTAA
- a CDS encoding efflux transporter outer membrane subunit: MKTNISILLASILLISGCSLTPHLEVKSPELPTELIKSETNSSIDARWWNAYNDSLLNALIEEAIRNNDDYKIAISKLSEAEALLGLNESERYPNVSGGTSINRQKTSQEANQIAGQNIYDTYQVSASVKYEMDLWGKLKGLRDAAYSQYYATAADRDTVRLSLIANVAEAYINLIAINQHIFLLEEKIKLYQDEFSYRKQQYRFGAIDSMTLEQARVQVIETKLLLEQYKESKELSENALALLVGRTPKSMIDKGFIVKKDFPKPLNIPTFLSSEILQQRPDIRSAEEHLRAINFNIGVARAAYFPSISLTGNIGVESSQLGNLFQNSANFWGIGPSVSVPIFDFGRIDKQIKNVEAQKETSEIVYAKTVKNAFNEIYDSLKKIEATQKKFDFQEEVLIANRKVAELSNIRYSEGYVDYLNVIDAKNKLLSAEQNKIDLQAKMIINQITLYKALGGGWK; this comes from the coding sequence ATGAAGACTAATATATCTATTTTACTTGCAAGCATTTTATTGATAAGCGGTTGTTCTCTGACTCCTCATCTCGAAGTGAAATCACCGGAACTTCCAACAGAACTAATAAAATCAGAAACTAATTCATCGATTGATGCGAGATGGTGGAACGCTTATAATGATTCTCTTTTGAATGCTTTGATTGAAGAAGCGATAAGAAATAATGATGATTATAAAATTGCTATATCAAAATTGAGCGAAGCAGAGGCATTATTGGGGCTCAATGAATCTGAGCGATATCCCAATGTAAGTGGTGGAACTTCCATTAATAGACAAAAAACTAGTCAGGAAGCTAATCAAATTGCAGGTCAAAATATATATGATACCTATCAAGTCTCTGCAAGTGTTAAATATGAAATGGATTTGTGGGGAAAATTAAAAGGTCTTAGAGACGCTGCTTATTCTCAATATTACGCAACTGCAGCTGATCGTGATACAGTACGTTTATCATTAATTGCAAATGTTGCAGAAGCATATATTAATCTTATTGCTATTAATCAGCATATTTTTTTACTGGAAGAAAAAATTAAATTGTATCAAGATGAATTTTCCTATCGTAAACAACAGTATCGGTTTGGTGCTATTGATTCCATGACCCTTGAACAAGCCCGTGTGCAGGTAATAGAGACAAAACTTTTATTGGAACAGTATAAAGAATCAAAAGAACTTAGTGAGAATGCCTTAGCACTATTGGTCGGGCGTACACCAAAATCAATGATAGATAAAGGGTTTATTGTTAAAAAAGATTTTCCTAAACCACTAAATATACCTACATTTCTATCTTCTGAAATCTTACAACAACGTCCTGACATCCGTTCTGCTGAAGAACATCTTCGAGCTATCAATTTTAATATAGGTGTAGCTAGGGCTGCTTATTTTCCATCAATTTCTTTAACGGGGAATATTGGAGTTGAAAGTTCACAACTTGGAAATTTATTTCAAAATTCAGCAAATTTTTGGGGAATAGGACCTTCGGTGAGTGTACCAATATTTGATTTCGGTCGAATTGATAAGCAAATTAAAAATGTTGAGGCACAAAAAGAGACTAGTGAAATAGTATATGCCAAGACAGTTAAAAACGCATTCAATGAGATTTATGACTCATTAAAAAAAATAGAAGCAACGCAAAAAAAATTTGATTTTCAGGAAGAAGTTTTAATAGCGAATCGAAAAGTAGCTGAACTTTCTAATATCCGCTATAGCGAAGGATATGTGGATTACTTGAATGTGATTGATGCTAAAAATAAGTTACTAAGTGCGGAACAGAATAAAATAGATCTTCAAGCTAAAATGATTATTAATCAAATTACGTTGTATAAGGCCCTTGGAGGAGGATGGAAGTAG
- a CDS encoding Rieske 2Fe-2S domain-containing protein produces the protein MMDESRRGFIGKAFGAVAAVGGIASLIAMKKTWDPLPSVMSAGFTTVDVSGLEANKLEVVVWRGKPVFVLKYTEDMKPTDGRSVKIGDHYFSVMIGLCTHLGCIPAYRADQHDFKCACHGGEFTDAGINKFGPPPRPLDIPPFKLDGVTLVLGEEGPEYKAMMAKA, from the coding sequence ATGATGGATGAAAGCAGAAGAGGGTTTATCGGAAAAGCCTTTGGTGCCGTCGCCGCCGTCGGAGGGATCGCATCGCTGATCGCGATGAAGAAGACATGGGATCCGCTTCCGAGCGTCATGTCTGCCGGTTTCACGACAGTCGACGTATCAGGGCTCGAAGCCAATAAACTCGAAGTCGTCGTATGGCGGGGCAAACCGGTGTTTGTCCTTAAATATACCGAAGATATGAAACCGACCGACGGACGCAGCGTCAAAATCGGGGATCACTATTTCTCTGTAATGATCGGGCTGTGTACCCACCTGGGATGTATCCCGGCCTACCGTGCCGACCAGCACGATTTCAAATGCGCCTGTCACGGCGGTGAATTCACCGATGCGGGCATCAACAAGTTCGGACCGCCGCCGCGTCCGCTCGACATTCCTCCGTTCAAACTTGACGGCGTAACGCTTGTACTGGGTGAAGAAGGCCCTGAATACAAAGCGATGATGGCAAAAGCGTAA
- a CDS encoding cytochrome bc complex cytochrome b subunit, translated as MAEFKKADSMLEWFDQRLGVVNFAKVMMTEYWIPKNINFLWAMGVLLTVLFTFLLVSGIFLLMYYKPDVNLAFDSVNYTIMQEVAYGWLFRHIHAVGASVVFLVIYIHMFTGIYYGSYKKGREMIWISGMLLFVLFSAEGFSGYMLPWGQMSYWAAYVITEIFGGIPVIGDELVVWIRGNFYVSDATLTRFFMLHVLLIPLLILGAIAFHFYALRFPHVNNEDGEFFDFDEEAEKYKAGKKKESKVVPFWPVFLSKDFFVLGFFMLFFFYLVFFHYGFAMDAINFDKADGLKTPAHIYPEWYFLWSYEVLRGFFFEIAGISGKDLGLIAFGIANAIFFFMPWLDRSPMVKPANKRPYFKYWFWFMMVDLIVLTIYGKLPPTGANAWVGFASSLTFLTLFALLPFITKAEAKKVGGK; from the coding sequence ATGGCAGAATTTAAAAAAGCAGACTCGATGCTCGAGTGGTTTGACCAGCGTCTGGGTGTCGTCAACTTTGCAAAAGTGATGATGACCGAGTATTGGATTCCCAAAAATATCAACTTTTTGTGGGCGATGGGGGTATTGCTGACCGTATTGTTCACATTCTTGCTGGTCTCGGGGATCTTTTTGTTGATGTATTACAAACCGGATGTCAACCTGGCATTCGACAGCGTCAACTATACGATCATGCAGGAAGTCGCCTACGGATGGCTGTTCCGTCATATCCACGCAGTGGGTGCGTCGGTGGTGTTCCTGGTCATCTACATCCATATGTTTACCGGGATCTATTACGGCTCGTACAAAAAAGGGCGTGAGATGATCTGGATTTCAGGGATGTTGCTGTTTGTCCTTTTCTCGGCGGAAGGGTTCAGCGGATACATGCTTCCGTGGGGCCAGATGTCGTACTGGGCGGCGTACGTTATTACCGAAATCTTCGGCGGGATTCCTGTGATCGGAGACGAACTGGTGGTTTGGATCCGCGGTAACTTCTACGTTTCCGATGCGACCCTGACCCGCTTCTTCATGCTGCACGTGCTGCTCATTCCGTTGCTGATCCTCGGTGCGATCGCCTTCCACTTCTACGCGCTCCGTTTCCCGCATGTCAACAACGAAGACGGCGAGTTTTTCGACTTCGACGAAGAGGCCGAGAAATACAAAGCAGGCAAGAAAAAAGAGTCCAAAGTCGTCCCTTTCTGGCCGGTGTTCCTCTCGAAAGACTTTTTCGTCCTCGGGTTCTTTATGCTCTTCTTTTTCTACCTGGTCTTCTTCCATTACGGGTTCGCGATGGACGCGATCAATTTCGACAAAGCCGACGGCCTGAAAACCCCTGCCCACATCTACCCTGAGTGGTACTTCCTGTGGAGTTACGAAGTGTTGCGCGGATTCTTCTTTGAAATCGCCGGTATTTCCGGAAAAGACCTCGGTCTGATCGCATTCGGAATCGCGAACGCGATTTTCTTCTTCATGCCGTGGCTGGACCGCTCGCCGATGGTTAAACCGGCGAACAAGCGCCCGTATTTCAAATACTGGTTCTGGTTCATGATGGTTGACCTGATCGTGTTGACGATTTACGGAAAACTGCCTCCGACCGGTGCCAACGCATGGGTAGGATTCGCGTCATCTCTGACGTTCCTGACGCTGTTCGCGTTGCTGCCGTTTATTACCAAAGCAGAAGCTAAAAAAGTGGGGGGCAAATAA
- a CDS encoding c-type cytochrome, with product MKEFKILAVIVALVGITYYGIEPYAHHVMHPEVAPADFTFKDLKNVDTSIAGNPENGKVLVEANCIACHSIETAGHPQMMPNADAAASYGVVPPDLSGAGWIYDKNYLANFIFDPVSAMKLQHKYTPESGKQFPMPSYNWMSAQEIMDIVAYLQSIAPKAKSGTESHKNTFEAACGRCHSMAYAGLESTTPPDVIKNYMGATPPDLSQYIKSRGEHYLYSFINDPQVLLPGTSMPRTGLNQKAQEEVIAYMEEIGDRKKAERESLGLYVMLYTAVFALLAWAWKRKIWSEVH from the coding sequence ATGAAAGAGTTTAAAATCTTGGCCGTCATTGTTGCTCTTGTCGGCATTACCTATTACGGGATCGAACCGTATGCGCACCACGTGATGCATCCGGAGGTCGCACCCGCCGATTTCACGTTCAAAGATCTGAAAAACGTTGATACGTCGATTGCAGGGAACCCCGAAAACGGGAAAGTCCTCGTCGAAGCCAACTGTATCGCGTGTCACTCGATCGAAACGGCGGGCCATCCGCAGATGATGCCAAACGCCGATGCTGCCGCCAGCTACGGCGTCGTTCCTCCCGATCTGAGCGGAGCGGGGTGGATTTACGACAAAAACTATTTGGCCAATTTCATCTTTGATCCCGTCAGCGCGATGAAACTTCAGCACAAATACACGCCTGAAAGCGGCAAACAGTTCCCGATGCCTTCGTACAACTGGATGTCGGCGCAGGAAATCATGGATATCGTCGCGTACCTGCAGTCGATCGCTCCCAAAGCGAAATCGGGGACCGAATCGCATAAAAATACATTCGAAGCGGCATGCGGACGCTGCCACTCCATGGCCTATGCGGGACTCGAATCGACCACGCCTCCCGATGTGATCAAAAACTACATGGGAGCCACACCGCCGGATCTGTCGCAATACATCAAAAGCCGCGGCGAGCACTACCTTTACAGCTTCATCAACGACCCGCAGGTTCTCCTGCCCGGAACGTCGATGCCCAGAACGGGTCTGAACCAGAAAGCCCAAGAAGAGGTCATCGCCTACATGGAAGAGATCGGCGACCGCAAAAAAGCCGAACGCGAAAGCCTCGGGCTTTACGTGATGCTTTATACCGCGGTATTCGCTCTTCTGGCCTGGGCGTGGAAACGCAAAATCTGGTCGGAAGTACACTAA
- the moaA gene encoding GTP 3',8-cyclase MoaA, whose product MLVDSYGRTVDYLRVSVTERCNFRCQYCMPEKPFSWVPKENLLSFEELFEFIRVAIDEGVKKIRITGGEPLLREDLDAFIKMIHDYKNDIDLAMTTNAYLLKGSAQKLYDAGLRRLNVSIDSLKPDVAEKIAKKDVLGPVLAGVEEALKVGMKVKVNMVPMKGLNDGEILDVLEYCKARGMTVRFIEYMENVHAEVNIKGMQSPELLEIIGSRYAYEDLGFDGHSPSHYYRLEDGYEFGIIEPHKDDFCTKCNRIRLTAEGNLIPCLYFDEAMSIRDAVRRGDIKEAALVLKEVVRTKPEKNRWSEGDAEASNRAFYETGG is encoded by the coding sequence TTGCTAGTTGACAGTTACGGCCGTACGGTCGATTATTTGAGGGTGTCGGTGACGGAGCGGTGCAATTTCCGCTGCCAGTACTGCATGCCCGAAAAACCCTTTTCGTGGGTTCCCAAAGAGAATCTGCTCAGTTTCGAGGAACTGTTCGAATTTATCCGCGTGGCGATTGACGAAGGGGTAAAGAAGATCCGCATTACGGGGGGTGAGCCGCTTCTGCGCGAAGACCTCGACGCCTTTATCAAAATGATCCACGACTACAAAAACGACATCGATCTGGCGATGACCACGAATGCCTACCTGCTCAAAGGATCCGCCCAAAAGCTCTACGATGCGGGACTTCGGCGGCTGAACGTCTCGATCGATTCGCTCAAACCCGACGTAGCTGAGAAAATCGCCAAAAAAGACGTTCTCGGTCCCGTACTGGCCGGCGTGGAAGAGGCGCTCAAAGTGGGGATGAAGGTTAAGGTGAATATGGTTCCCATGAAAGGGCTCAATGACGGGGAAATCCTTGACGTTCTCGAGTACTGCAAAGCCCGCGGTATGACGGTACGCTTCATCGAATACATGGAGAACGTCCACGCGGAGGTGAATATCAAGGGGATGCAGAGCCCCGAATTGCTGGAGATAATCGGTAGCCGGTACGCGTACGAAGACCTGGGATTCGACGGCCACTCCCCATCGCACTATTACCGTCTCGAGGACGGCTATGAATTCGGGATCATCGAACCCCACAAAGACGATTTCTGCACCAAATGCAACCGCATCCGCCTCACCGCCGAGGGCAACCTGATCCCCTGTCTCTATTTCGACGAGGCGATGAGCATCCGTGACGCCGTCCGTCGGGGAGACATCAAAGAAGCGGCGCTGGTGCTCAAAGAGGTCGTCCGTACCAAGCCGGAGAAAAACCGCTGGAGCGAAGGGGATGCAGAAGCCTCGAACCGCGCCTTCTACGAAACGGGAGGGTGA
- a CDS encoding 7-carboxy-7-deazaguanine synthase QueE — protein sequence MLYLVEHFYSVQGEGKYTGHPSMFFRFGGCNLTCEGFGCTEIAPDGSEVIGCDTVYAVDRKGFGGMWMEIEELQTLIWIMNGYRLPPHVDVVLTGGEPLVYASEPIFVQFIEYLVSQGHRVTFETNGTIAPDFGRYPFYREATYALSVKLSNSGEPKARRVRPEAITAIVANAKESFFKFTVDEPSLMNHIETEIDEIIAEYPFTPVYCMPLGGDKAHIEANCESVIELCKRRGFIYSDRLHIRIWDQNHGV from the coding sequence ATGCTCTACCTGGTAGAACATTTTTACTCCGTGCAGGGGGAGGGAAAATATACGGGACATCCGTCGATGTTTTTTCGCTTCGGAGGGTGCAACCTGACCTGTGAGGGATTCGGGTGCACCGAAATCGCCCCGGACGGGAGCGAAGTGATCGGATGCGATACCGTATATGCCGTCGACCGAAAGGGATTCGGCGGGATGTGGATGGAGATCGAGGAACTCCAGACGCTGATCTGGATCATGAACGGCTACCGCCTTCCTCCCCATGTCGACGTCGTTTTGACCGGCGGGGAACCGCTGGTGTACGCAAGCGAGCCGATTTTCGTTCAGTTTATCGAATACCTGGTGTCGCAGGGGCACCGTGTGACCTTCGAGACGAACGGGACGATCGCACCCGACTTCGGGCGCTACCCTTTTTACCGGGAAGCGACCTACGCCCTTTCGGTCAAGCTCTCCAACAGCGGCGAGCCCAAAGCCCGACGGGTCAGACCTGAGGCGATCACCGCGATTGTCGCCAATGCGAAAGAGTCGTTTTTCAAATTCACCGTCGACGAGCCTTCCTTGATGAACCACATCGAGACGGAGATCGACGAGATCATCGCCGAATACCCCTTCACGCCCGTTTACTGCATGCCGCTGGGCGGTGACAAGGCGCATATCGAAGCCAACTGCGAATCGGTGATCGAGTTGTGCAAACGCCGGGGATTCATCTATTCCGATCGTCTCCATATCCGTATCTGGGATCAGAATCACGGGGTATAA
- a CDS encoding 6-carboxytetrahydropterin synthase, translating to MIIRKLFKFENAHIVRGCSTQRCRASIHGHSYKVEVLFESKYLDRGQMVYDFGLMKQGMKELIDSFDHAVAIWDADHTEYIDAMKEYSARWVLLPVSPSCEQFARVIFLMIDRLLCSTHMINGERGVRLHSVIVHETDTGYAQAFEEDAYSEWMGTIALDAIRFSKEVREGWSDPQLWEKVLNGDIFVNPDTV from the coding sequence ATGATTATCCGTAAACTTTTCAAATTCGAAAACGCCCACATCGTCCGAGGTTGTTCCACGCAGCGTTGCCGCGCCTCGATCCACGGCCATTCGTACAAGGTCGAAGTGCTGTTCGAATCCAAATACCTCGACCGGGGGCAGATGGTGTACGATTTCGGCCTGATGAAGCAGGGGATGAAAGAGCTGATTGATAGTTTCGATCATGCCGTGGCGATCTGGGATGCGGATCACACCGAATACATCGACGCGATGAAAGAGTATTCGGCACGGTGGGTCCTCCTCCCCGTTTCCCCTTCCTGCGAGCAGTTTGCGCGGGTCATTTTCCTGATGATCGACCGTTTGCTCTGTTCCACCCACATGATTAACGGTGAGCGCGGGGTAAGGCTGCACAGCGTCATCGTACACGAAACCGACACGGGATACGCGCAGGCGTTCGAGGAGGACGCTTATTCGGAATGGATGGGGACGATTGCGCTCGATGCAATCCGTTTCAGCAAAGAGGTGCGCGAGGGGTGGAGCGATCCGCAACTGTGGGAAAAGGTCCTCAACGGCGATATCTTCGTCAACCCCGATACCGTTTAA